In Macadamia integrifolia cultivar HAES 741 chromosome 12, SCU_Mint_v3, whole genome shotgun sequence, the following are encoded in one genomic region:
- the LOC122058344 gene encoding exocyst complex component EXO84B-like, with translation MRVKLTCFFICPQEIRQLCSFLLDLKKASAEEMRRSVYINYTAFIRTSKEISDLEGELLSIRNLLSTQAALIHGLAEGVNIDSLSTTVPEGSKAHGVSSYEDNEPSDIEKWSAEFPDLLDVLLAESRVDEALDALDEGERVAAEAKEKKTLSPAVLKSLQTTITEWKKKLADQLLLEV, from the exons ATGAGGGTCAAGCTGACATGTTTCTTCATCTGCCCACAGGAGATAAGACAATTATGCTCGTTTCTTTTAGATCTGAAGAAGGCTTCTGCGGAGGAAATGCGCAGGAGTGTTTACATTAACTATACAGCTTTCATTCG CACATCTAAGGAGATATCAGATCTGGAGGGCGAGCTTCTGTCTATCAGAAATCTTCTTTCCACTCAAGCTGCTCTAATCCATGGTTTAGCTGAAGGAGTTAACATTGATTCATTGTCTACCACTGTTCCTGAAGGTTCCAAAGCTCATGGTGTATCTTCTTATGAAGATAATGAACCTTCTGACATAGAGAAATGGTCTGCAGAATTCCCTGATCTCCTTGATGTTTTGTTAGCTGAGAGCAGAGTGGATGAAGCTTTGGATGCCCTTGATGAAGGGGAAAGGGTAGCTGCAGAagcgaaagaaaagaaaacattgaGTCCAGCAGTGCTTAAATCTCTACAAACTACTATCactgaatggaaaaaaaaattagccgATCAGCTGCTGCTGGAGGTTTAA